One genomic region from Leptospira tipperaryensis encodes:
- the serB gene encoding phosphoserine phosphatase SerB, translating to MLLILTQNPEEIRKELLLGMGNFVSIKSEDTFLLSSAPIRTSGLWSCIEWKVSKKLEQKELIELREKFAKKNSDLLQVERLLDPKKKSLFTFDMDSTLIQQEVIDELARLAGVYDQVASVTKEAMEGNLDFHDALKKRCLHLKGLPTTIFEELYPKLTLNIGVEKLLFGLREIETRTAVFSGGFTDILEMFQKEYRIGEVRANVLERENGLLTGFVTGEIVDKVKKFEFLKEIRNREKIDSSQVVAVGDGANDALMLNEAGIGIGFHAKEGLKKLITNWVDFAPMDVLLFLFS from the coding sequence TTGCTCTTAATTCTCACTCAAAACCCGGAAGAAATTCGTAAAGAACTCCTCTTAGGAATGGGGAACTTCGTTTCTATAAAATCGGAAGACACCTTCTTACTTTCCAGTGCGCCCATCCGAACGAGCGGACTTTGGAGTTGTATCGAATGGAAAGTTTCAAAGAAGCTGGAACAAAAAGAACTCATTGAACTTCGGGAAAAATTTGCGAAGAAGAATTCCGATCTTTTACAAGTAGAACGCCTTCTGGATCCTAAAAAGAAAAGTTTGTTCACCTTCGATATGGATTCCACTCTGATTCAACAGGAAGTGATCGATGAACTCGCAAGGCTCGCGGGAGTTTACGATCAAGTCGCGTCCGTTACCAAGGAAGCGATGGAAGGGAATTTGGACTTTCACGATGCCCTCAAAAAAAGATGTCTTCATCTCAAAGGACTTCCCACTACGATCTTTGAAGAGTTGTATCCGAAGTTGACTTTGAATATCGGAGTTGAGAAATTACTCTTTGGTCTAAGGGAAATAGAAACTAGAACGGCGGTCTTTTCCGGCGGCTTTACCGATATCCTGGAAATGTTTCAAAAGGAATATAGAATCGGAGAAGTTCGCGCTAACGTATTAGAAAGAGAGAATGGACTTCTGACAGGCTTTGTCACCGGTGAAATCGTGGACAAGGTGAAGAAGTTTGAATTCTTAAAAGAAATTCGGAATCGGGAAAAAATTGATTCTTCGCAAGTGGTTGCGGTGGGCGACGGTGCCAACGACGCTCTGATGTTAAACGAAGCCGGGATTGGAATCGGTTTTCACGCAAAAGAGGGTTTAAAAAAGTTGATCACCAATTGGGTGGACTTTGCGCCTATGGACGTTTTGTTATTTTTGTTTTCTTAA